One window of the Nicotiana tabacum cultivar K326 chromosome 4, ASM71507v2, whole genome shotgun sequence genome contains the following:
- the LOC107816337 gene encoding protein ROS1A isoform X1, producing MELGNAAQEQLQKAVSWAPITPDKCMLATPEFNSNNADFNKVSSISSSDNSLKKDEEVSAVIEGRSKVQSGKLDCDSKSASMSPSTPIQKGYPRKKQGGIFDLNDRPRKKPRLKKHKPKIFDESKPKKTPKPKIKPSTPKPVNLKASARTKSKLRKDCDKVSVDLSGDSDMQAPNRKTPGTIPESLVLKVSTPQPEMEHNINVDLGHDVKSCRRALDFNLEIENDVISERAAEVIKDHVTHSCNKFLTNRLDGVNEQAVETDINCAANVDKESLIPNLIVLAKDESSHDTRASLLKANLHDGYDISTTGLEHNIEAESTSQPNRENEASTCQIDQRACQHHILNVYKRRTKSKTGMMSLPGNEAGIYQNDHGTTDQIGCQNRFLKVYGRRRRRNIGTLSLAGNEADIYPNDHEAPDQSDSQHHFPKVYKRRTRGNIGTISFIGDEADLYQNDRGSADQTGWHFPIICKKRRTKRRKALVFFNFLNAHHADKGQNALNTDMRCKVSSSAKRRYGRLGAKRATKKRFKIAKRAKKSCFIIAKRATRRSSRTASGTKKIWFSTVNLEQNVNLKSHFVGEVLPTEYQIRAAMADPESFDCVLGLSPIVKSRRKRSIHPKRTKSAYGEENTDLEPLSLALTLPPLVMSKRKRSKNSERSTVILDSLCLTSEISAINRIEPFIDTSACPEIQGCPQHEYLWPKADKSARNEIQECQQHEDVWPRTDISACNEIQEWPPHEDLWPRTDKSACNEIRECPQHEELWPRTDKSACNEIREYPQHEDLWRRTDKSACNEIQECLRHENLCPRSQSSTDLESLVASLIQRLENIRICDQRTYRKRIAISKKRTSNNAGQLVLWNPFGPITVHKGKYKPLRPKLPKVDIDTESLRVWKLLIENEGEIDEDLDKEKEIWWEEQRKIFQGRAVSFIARMRLVLGDRRFSQWKGSVVDSVVGVYLTQNVSDNLSSNAFMLLASAFPPQNKQEMTTPQGQAFMIREGMRDSFEREVCANQNDPGFAGSSRSAMSICRSSLDELSFVDDIHTSEYLPTSYRHLPHVGDCINERLDGTREEKNRPEDTCGSQVTVTCCSSEVIISTESGDCINERLDGTREDTCGSQVTVTSCSSEVIISTKCGDCINERLDGTREEKIRAEDTCGSQVTVASCSSEVIISANSGDCINERLDGTREENNRAEDTCGSQVTATSCSSEVRISANSGVCINERLDGTREDACGSQVTVTSCSSEVIISANSGDHINERSDGTREEKNIAEHTCGSQVTATSCSSEVIISAKSGDLGNEAVNLPKTISRKKDEFPKREIDWDELRKTYSTGRSGVLTERNRDSVNWEAVRHADVEKIFEPIKGRGQGNVLAAKIKNFLNRLVEDHGSIDLEWLRDVPRDKVKEYLLSIDGIGPKSVDCVRLLTLRNLAFPVDINVARIAVRLGWVPLQPLPDGIQMHLLERYPLESDIQKYLWPRLCNLDLLTLYELHYHMITFGKVFCTKRSPNCNACPMRADCRHFASAFASSRLRLPGPQQKGVVTVKQPVRVDEVPNMCLPSPTLSLSSRSFLESRFQTQDCEPIIEMPASPEQKPLESLERDIEDFPYEVEHEQEIPTIRLNTEEFRENVLNFINKSNTTEFQESVLNIVDEISTLNRDEEVSKALVLLNPVSASHPARKLKYESRLRTEHLVYELPDSHPLLSGFEEREPDDPCPYLLAICRTEELERRDAEICSGSPSSSQYDQIVYGTILIPCRTANRGSFPLNGTYFQVNEVFADHESSKNPIPVPRTSIWHLRRRTLLCGTSVTTIFKGMSTEDIQYCFWRGYMTVRGYDREQRAPRPLHDRFHSGSKSKR from the exons ATAACAGCCTAAAAAAGGATGAGGAGGTTTCTGCTGTGATTGAAGGGAGGAGCAAAGTCCAAAGTGGAAAACTGGATTGTGATTCTAAATCAGCTTCCATGTCTCCTTCAACTCCTATTCAGAAGGGTTATCCCAGGAAGAAACAGGGTGGTATCTTTGACCTGAATGACAGACCAAGGAAGAAACCTAGATTGAAAAAACACAAACCAAAAATCTTTGATGAAAGCAAGCCCAAAAAGACTCCAAAGCCTAAGATAAAGCCTTCGACTCCAAAACCAGTTAACTTAAAGGCAAGTGCTAGGACAAAGAGTAAACTAAGAAAGGACTGCGACAAAGTCTCAGTTGATTTATCAGGAGATAGTGATATGCAAGCACCTAACAGAAAGACTCCAGGAACTATTCCTGAATCTCTAGTCCTAAAGGTTTCAACTCCTCAGCCGGAAATGGAGCACAATATTAATGTAGATCTTGGGCATGATGTGAAGTCATGCAGACGAGCTCTAGATTTTAATTTGGAAATTGAGAATGATGTTATTTCCGAGAGAGCTGCAGAAGTGATCAAAGATCATGTAACACATAGTTGCAACAAATTCTTGACAAATAGACTGGACGGTGTTAACGAGCAAGCAGTTGAAACTGATATCAACTGTGCTGCAAATGTAGACAAGGAGTCACTGATTCCGAACTTGATTGTTCTGGCAAAAGATGAAAGCAGCCATGACACACGTGCTAGCCTGTTGAAAGCTAATTTACATGACGGTTATGATATTAGCACCACTGGCTTAGAACATAATATAGAGGCAGAGTCAACTTCCCAGCCCAACCGAG AAAATGAAGCTAGTACCTGCCAAATTGACCAAAGAGCCTGCCAGCATCATATTCTGAACGTTTATAAAAGGAGGACCAAAAGTAAAACAGGTATGATGTCCTTGCCAGGAAATGAAGCTGGTATCTACCAGAATGACCATGGAACAACGGACCAAATTGGTTGTCAGAATCGTTTTCTGAAAGTTTAtggaaggaggagaagaagaaacatTGGTACCTTGTCTTTGGCAGGAAATGAAGCTGATATCTACCCGAATGACCATGAAGCCCCAGATCAAAGTGATTCTCAGCATCATTTTCCAAAAGTTTATAAAAGAAGGACAAGAGGTAACATTGGTACTATATCTTTTATAGGAGATGAAGCTGATCTCTACCAGAATGACCGAGGATCTGCGGACCAGACTGGTTGGCATTTTCCAATAATATGCAAGAAAAGGAGGACTAAAAGGAGAAAAGCACTtgtgtttttcaattttttgaatgCTCATCATGCAGACAAAGGCCAGAATGCATTGAATACTGATATGAGATGCAAAGTGTCTTCCAGTGCAAAGAGGAGGTATGGAAGACTTGGTGCAAAGAGAGCTACAAAAAAGCGTTTTAAAATTGCCAAGAGAGCTAAAAAGAGTTGTTTTATAATTGCCAAGAGAGCTACAAGGAGAAGTTCTAGAACTGCCAGTGGTACTAAAAAGATATGGTTTTCAACTGTGAACTTGGAGCAGAATGTAAACTTAAAATCACATTTTGTTGGAGAGGTTCTACCTACCGAATATCAAATTAGAGCTGCAATGGCTGATCCAGAATCTTTTGATTGTGTGCTTGGCTTGTCCCCTATAGTGAAGTCTCGGAGGAAGAGATCTATCCATCCTAAGAGGACCAAGTCTGCTTACGGGGAAGAAAACACAGATCTAGAACCTTTAAGTCTTGCCTTAACTTTGCCTCCACTAGTCATGTCCAAAAGGAAAAGATCTAAAAATAGTGAAAGATCAACTGTTATTCTAGATTCCCTCTGCCTTACATCAGAAATAAGTGCAATTAACAGGATTGAACCTTTTATAGATACATCAGCTTGCCCTGAAATTCAAGGATGCCCACAACATGAATATCTGTGGCCTAAAGCAGATAAATCAGCTCGCAATGAAATTCAGGAATGCCAACAACATGAAGATGTATGGCCTAGAACAGATATATCAGCTTGCAATGAAATCCAAGAATGGCCACCGCATGAAGATCTGTGGCCTAGAACAGATAAATCAGCTTGCAATGAAATTCGAGAATGCCCACAACATGAAGAGCTGTGGCCTAGAACAGATAAATCAGCTTGCAATGAAATTCGAGAATACCCACAACATGAAGATCTGTGGCGTAGAACAGATAAATCAGCTTGCAATGAAATTCAAGAATGCCTACGGCATGAAAATCTGTGTCCTAGATCACAGA GTTCAACGGACTTGGAATCCTTGGTTGCATCACTTATTCAGAGGTTAGAGAATATAAGAATCTGCGATCAGAGAACCTATAGAAAAAGAATAGCGATCAGTAAGAAAAGAACCAGTAATAATGCTGGACAGCTTGTCTTGTGGAATCCTTTTGGTCCAATAACTGTTCACAAGGGAAAGTATAAGCCCTTGAGACCAAAACTGCCCAAGGTTGATATTGATACGGAGTCACTGCGAGTGTGGAAACTACTTATAGAAAATGAAGGTGAAATTGATGAAGACCTGGATAAAGAGAAGGAGATATGGTGGGAGGAGCAAAGAAAAATATTTCAAGGAAGGGCGGTGTCATTTATTGCCCGCATGCGTCTTGTCTTAG GTGATAGGCGCTTTTCCCAATGGAAAGGGTCCGTGGTAGACTCTGTGGTTGGCGTTTACCTAACACAAAATGTATCAGATAATCTTTCAAG CAATGCCTTCATGCTTCTTGCTTCAGCATTCCCACCGCAAAATAAGCAAGAAATGACTACCCCACAAGGACAAGCTTTTATGATAAGAGAGGGAATGCGAGATTCATTTGAAAGAGAAGTCTGTGCCAATCAGAATGATCCTGGGTTTGCTGGTTCTTCTCGAAGTGCAATGTCCATATGTAGGTCAAGCTTAGATGAATTATCTTTTGTAGATGATATACATACATCAGAATATTTGCCTACATCTTATAGACACTTACCTCACGTGGGGGACTGCATAAATGAGAGATTGGATGGAACTCGAGAGGAAAAAAATAGACCTGAGGATACTTGTGGAAGTCAGGTTACAGTCACTTGTTGCAGCTCAGAAGTGATAATCTCCACTGAGAGTGGTGACTGCATAAATGAGAGATTGGATGGAACTCGAGAGGATACTTGTGGAAGTCAGGTTACAGTCACTTCTTGCAGCTCAGAAGTGATAATCTCCACTAAGTGTGGTGACTGTATAAATGAGAGATTGGATGGAACTCGAGAGGAAAAAATTAGGGCTGAGGATACTTGTGGAAGTCAGGTTACAGTCGCTTCATGCAGCTCAGAAGTGATAATCTCCGCTAACAGTGGTGACTGCATAAATGAGAGATTGGATGGAACTCGAGAGGAAAATAATAGAGCTGAGGATACTTGTGGAAGTCAGGTTACAGCCACTTCTTGCAGTTCAGAAGTGAGAATCTCTGCTAACAGTGGTGTCTGCATTAATGAGAGATTGGATGGAACTCGAGAGGATGCTTGTGGAAGTCAGGTGACAGTCACTTCATGCAGCTCAGAAGTGATAATCTCCGCTAACAGTGGTGACCACATAAATGAGAGATCGGATGGAACTCGAGAGGAGAAAAATATAGCTGAGCATACTTGTGGAAGTCAGGTTACAGCCACTTCTTGCAGTTCAGAAGTGATAATCTCCGCTAAGAGTGGTGATTTAGGAAATGAAGCGGTCAATTTGCCCAAGACAATATCGAGAAAGAAAGATGAATTCCCAAAAAGAGAAATTGATTGGGATGAATTGAGGAAAACCTATTCTACTGGAAGATCCGGTGTTCTTACCGAAAGAAATAGGGATTCTGTCAATTGGGAAGCCGTTAGACATGCAGATGTTGAAAAGATTTTTGAGCCAATCAAAGGTCGAGGACAGGGTAATGTTCTTGCTGCAAAGATCAAG AATTTTCTTAATCGATTGGTTGAAGATCATGGAAGCATTGACCTTGAGTGGTTAAGAGATGTCCCACGAGATAAAGTGAA AGAATACTTGTTGAGTATAGATGGGATTGGACCGAAGAGTGTGGATTGTGTTCGACTTTTGACACTTCGGAATCTTGCTTTTCCT GTTGACATAAATGTTGCTCGAATAGCAGTACGTCTAGGATGGGTCCCTTTGCAACCACTACCTGATGGCATCCAGATGCATCTTCTGGAGAG GTACCCCCTGGAGAGTGACATACAAAAGTACCTTTGGCCACGTCTTTGCAACCTTGATCTGCTAACACT ATATGAACTGCATTATCATATGATCACATTTGGAAAG GTTTTCTGTACGAAGAGAAGTCCAAACTGTAATGCCTGCCCAATGAGAGCCGACTGCAGACACTTTGCAAGTGCATTTGCAAG TTCTAGGCTTCGCCTCCCAGGACCACAGCAGAAAGGAGTGGTCACCGTTAAGCAGCCTGTTAGAGTTGATGAAGTCCCAAACATGTGTCTGCCATCACCAACTTTGTCCCTTTCTAGCAGAAGCTTCTTGGAGTCCAGGTTCCAGACTCAAGATTGTGAGCCTATCATAGAAATGCCAGCATCTCCTGAGCAAAAACCTCTAGAATCACTGGAACGAGACATTGAAGACTTTCCTTATGAGGTGGAGCATGAGCAGGAGATACCTACCATCCGACTCAACACTGAAGAGTTTCGAGAAAATGTCTTGAACTTTATCAACAAGTCCAACACTACAGAGTTTCAAGAAAGTGTGTTGAACATTGTTGATGAGATCAGTACATTGAATCGAGATGAAGAAGTGTCAAAAGCCTTGGTTCTTTTGAATCCAGTGTCTGCTTCACATCCTGCTCGTAAACTGAAGTATGAGAGTCGACTAAGGACTGAGCACTTAGT GTATGAGCTTCCAGATTCACATCCTCTTTTGAGTGGG TTTGAGGAACGGGAGCCTGATGACCCCTGCCCTTACCTTCTTGCCATCTGCCGAACAG AGGAACTAGAACGACGTGATGCAGAGATATGCTCAGGCAGTCCAAGTTCCTCCCAATATGATCAGATAGTTTATGGAACTATTTTG ATACCATGTCGGACGGCGAACAGGGGAAGTTTTCCACTTAATGGAACGTACTTTCAAGTTAATGAG GTTTTTGCTGATCATGAGTCAAGCAAAAACCCAATTCCTGTTCCGAGGACATCAATATGGCATTTGAGACGAAGAACTTTATTGTGTGGAACTTCAGTTACGACCATTTTTAAAG GCATGTCAACAGAAGACATTCAGTATTGCTTTTGGAGAG GATATATGACTGTGAGAGGATATGACAGAGAGCAGAGGGCACCCAGACCCCTCCATGATCGGTTCCATTCAGGATCAAAAAGTAAAAGATAG
- the LOC107816337 gene encoding protein ROS1A isoform X2: MELGNAAQEQLQKAVSWAPITPDKCMLATPEFNSNNADFNKVSSISSSDNSLKKDEEVSAVIEGRSKVQSGKLDCDSKSASMSPSTPIQKGYPRKKQGGIFDLNDRPRKKPRLKKHKPKIFDESKPKKTPKPKIKPSTPKPVNLKASARTKSKLRKDCDKVSVDLSGDSDMQAPNRKTPGTIPESLVLKVSTPQPEMEHNINVDLGHDVKSCRRALDFNLEIENDVISERAAEVIKDHVTHSCNKFLTNRLDGVNEQAVETDINCAANVDKESLIPNLIVLAKDESSHDTRASLLKANLHDGYDISTTGLEHNIEAESTSQPNRENEASTCQIDQRACQHHILNVYKRRTKSKTGMMSLPGNEAGIYQNDHGTTDQIGCQNRFLKVYGRRRRRNIGTLSLAGNEADIYPNDHEAPDQSDSQHHFPKVYKRRTRGNIGTISFIGDEADLYQNDRGSADQTGWHFPIICKKRRTKRRKALVFFNFLNAHHADKGQNALNTDMRCKVSSSAKRRYGRLGAKRATKKRFKIAKRAKKSCFIIAKRATRRSSRTASGTKKIWFSTVNLEQNVNLKSHFVGEVLPTEYQIRAAMADPESFDCVLGLSPIVKSRRKRSIHPKRTKSAYGEENTDLEPLSLALTLPPLVMSKRKRSKNSERSTVILDSLCLTSEISAINRIEPFIDTSACPEIQGCPQHEYLWPKADKSARNEIQECQQHEDVWPRTDISACNEIQEWPPHEDLWPRTDKSACNEIRECPQHEELWPRTDKSACNEIREYPQHEDLWRRTDKSACNEIQECLRHENLCPRSQSSTDLESLVASLIQRLENIRICDQRTYRKRIAISKKRTSNNAGQLVLWNPFGPITVHKGKYKPLRPKLPKVDIDTESLRVWKLLIENEGEIDEDLDKEKEIWWEEQRKIFQGRAVSFIARMRLVLGDRRFSQWKGSVVDSVVGVYLTQNVSDNLSSNAFMLLASAFPPQNKQEMTTPQGQAFMIREGMRDSFEREVCANQNDPGFAGSSRSAMSICRSSLDELSFVDDIHTSEYLPTSYRHLPHVGDCINERLDGTREEKNRPEDTCGSQVTVTCCSSEVIISTESGDCINERLDGTREDTCGSQVTVTSCSSEVIISTKCGDCINERLDGTREEKIRAEDTCGSQVTVASCSSEVIISANSGDCINERLDGTREENNRAEDTCGSQVTATSCSSEVRISANSGVCINERLDGTREDACGSQVTVTSCSSEVIISANSGDHINERSDGTREEKNIAEHTCGSQVTATSCSSEVIISAKSGDLGNEAVNLPKTISRKKDEFPKREIDWDELRKTYSTGRSGVLTERNRDSVNWEAVRHADVEKIFEPIKGRGQGNVLAAKIKNFLNRLVEDHGSIDLEWLRDVPRDKVKEYLLSIDGIGPKSVDCVRLLTLRNLAFPVDINVARIAVRLGWVPLQPLPDGIQMHLLERYPLESDIQKYLWPRLCNLDLLTLYELHYHMITFGKVFCTKRSPNCNACPMRADCRHFASAFASSRLRLPGPQQKGVVTVKQPVRVDEVPNMCLPSPTLSLSSRSFLESRFQTQDCEPIIEMPASPEQKPLESLERDIEDFPYEVEHEQEIPTIRLNTEEFRENVLNFINKSNTTEFQESVLNIVDEISTLNRDEEVSKALVLLNPVSASHPARKLKYESRLRTEHLVYELPDSHPLLSGFEEREPDDPCPYLLAICRTERRDAEICSGSPSSSQYDQIVYGTILIPCRTANRGSFPLNGTYFQVNEVFADHESSKNPIPVPRTSIWHLRRRTLLCGTSVTTIFKGMSTEDIQYCFWRGYMTVRGYDREQRAPRPLHDRFHSGSKSKR, from the exons ATAACAGCCTAAAAAAGGATGAGGAGGTTTCTGCTGTGATTGAAGGGAGGAGCAAAGTCCAAAGTGGAAAACTGGATTGTGATTCTAAATCAGCTTCCATGTCTCCTTCAACTCCTATTCAGAAGGGTTATCCCAGGAAGAAACAGGGTGGTATCTTTGACCTGAATGACAGACCAAGGAAGAAACCTAGATTGAAAAAACACAAACCAAAAATCTTTGATGAAAGCAAGCCCAAAAAGACTCCAAAGCCTAAGATAAAGCCTTCGACTCCAAAACCAGTTAACTTAAAGGCAAGTGCTAGGACAAAGAGTAAACTAAGAAAGGACTGCGACAAAGTCTCAGTTGATTTATCAGGAGATAGTGATATGCAAGCACCTAACAGAAAGACTCCAGGAACTATTCCTGAATCTCTAGTCCTAAAGGTTTCAACTCCTCAGCCGGAAATGGAGCACAATATTAATGTAGATCTTGGGCATGATGTGAAGTCATGCAGACGAGCTCTAGATTTTAATTTGGAAATTGAGAATGATGTTATTTCCGAGAGAGCTGCAGAAGTGATCAAAGATCATGTAACACATAGTTGCAACAAATTCTTGACAAATAGACTGGACGGTGTTAACGAGCAAGCAGTTGAAACTGATATCAACTGTGCTGCAAATGTAGACAAGGAGTCACTGATTCCGAACTTGATTGTTCTGGCAAAAGATGAAAGCAGCCATGACACACGTGCTAGCCTGTTGAAAGCTAATTTACATGACGGTTATGATATTAGCACCACTGGCTTAGAACATAATATAGAGGCAGAGTCAACTTCCCAGCCCAACCGAG AAAATGAAGCTAGTACCTGCCAAATTGACCAAAGAGCCTGCCAGCATCATATTCTGAACGTTTATAAAAGGAGGACCAAAAGTAAAACAGGTATGATGTCCTTGCCAGGAAATGAAGCTGGTATCTACCAGAATGACCATGGAACAACGGACCAAATTGGTTGTCAGAATCGTTTTCTGAAAGTTTAtggaaggaggagaagaagaaacatTGGTACCTTGTCTTTGGCAGGAAATGAAGCTGATATCTACCCGAATGACCATGAAGCCCCAGATCAAAGTGATTCTCAGCATCATTTTCCAAAAGTTTATAAAAGAAGGACAAGAGGTAACATTGGTACTATATCTTTTATAGGAGATGAAGCTGATCTCTACCAGAATGACCGAGGATCTGCGGACCAGACTGGTTGGCATTTTCCAATAATATGCAAGAAAAGGAGGACTAAAAGGAGAAAAGCACTtgtgtttttcaattttttgaatgCTCATCATGCAGACAAAGGCCAGAATGCATTGAATACTGATATGAGATGCAAAGTGTCTTCCAGTGCAAAGAGGAGGTATGGAAGACTTGGTGCAAAGAGAGCTACAAAAAAGCGTTTTAAAATTGCCAAGAGAGCTAAAAAGAGTTGTTTTATAATTGCCAAGAGAGCTACAAGGAGAAGTTCTAGAACTGCCAGTGGTACTAAAAAGATATGGTTTTCAACTGTGAACTTGGAGCAGAATGTAAACTTAAAATCACATTTTGTTGGAGAGGTTCTACCTACCGAATATCAAATTAGAGCTGCAATGGCTGATCCAGAATCTTTTGATTGTGTGCTTGGCTTGTCCCCTATAGTGAAGTCTCGGAGGAAGAGATCTATCCATCCTAAGAGGACCAAGTCTGCTTACGGGGAAGAAAACACAGATCTAGAACCTTTAAGTCTTGCCTTAACTTTGCCTCCACTAGTCATGTCCAAAAGGAAAAGATCTAAAAATAGTGAAAGATCAACTGTTATTCTAGATTCCCTCTGCCTTACATCAGAAATAAGTGCAATTAACAGGATTGAACCTTTTATAGATACATCAGCTTGCCCTGAAATTCAAGGATGCCCACAACATGAATATCTGTGGCCTAAAGCAGATAAATCAGCTCGCAATGAAATTCAGGAATGCCAACAACATGAAGATGTATGGCCTAGAACAGATATATCAGCTTGCAATGAAATCCAAGAATGGCCACCGCATGAAGATCTGTGGCCTAGAACAGATAAATCAGCTTGCAATGAAATTCGAGAATGCCCACAACATGAAGAGCTGTGGCCTAGAACAGATAAATCAGCTTGCAATGAAATTCGAGAATACCCACAACATGAAGATCTGTGGCGTAGAACAGATAAATCAGCTTGCAATGAAATTCAAGAATGCCTACGGCATGAAAATCTGTGTCCTAGATCACAGA GTTCAACGGACTTGGAATCCTTGGTTGCATCACTTATTCAGAGGTTAGAGAATATAAGAATCTGCGATCAGAGAACCTATAGAAAAAGAATAGCGATCAGTAAGAAAAGAACCAGTAATAATGCTGGACAGCTTGTCTTGTGGAATCCTTTTGGTCCAATAACTGTTCACAAGGGAAAGTATAAGCCCTTGAGACCAAAACTGCCCAAGGTTGATATTGATACGGAGTCACTGCGAGTGTGGAAACTACTTATAGAAAATGAAGGTGAAATTGATGAAGACCTGGATAAAGAGAAGGAGATATGGTGGGAGGAGCAAAGAAAAATATTTCAAGGAAGGGCGGTGTCATTTATTGCCCGCATGCGTCTTGTCTTAG GTGATAGGCGCTTTTCCCAATGGAAAGGGTCCGTGGTAGACTCTGTGGTTGGCGTTTACCTAACACAAAATGTATCAGATAATCTTTCAAG CAATGCCTTCATGCTTCTTGCTTCAGCATTCCCACCGCAAAATAAGCAAGAAATGACTACCCCACAAGGACAAGCTTTTATGATAAGAGAGGGAATGCGAGATTCATTTGAAAGAGAAGTCTGTGCCAATCAGAATGATCCTGGGTTTGCTGGTTCTTCTCGAAGTGCAATGTCCATATGTAGGTCAAGCTTAGATGAATTATCTTTTGTAGATGATATACATACATCAGAATATTTGCCTACATCTTATAGACACTTACCTCACGTGGGGGACTGCATAAATGAGAGATTGGATGGAACTCGAGAGGAAAAAAATAGACCTGAGGATACTTGTGGAAGTCAGGTTACAGTCACTTGTTGCAGCTCAGAAGTGATAATCTCCACTGAGAGTGGTGACTGCATAAATGAGAGATTGGATGGAACTCGAGAGGATACTTGTGGAAGTCAGGTTACAGTCACTTCTTGCAGCTCAGAAGTGATAATCTCCACTAAGTGTGGTGACTGTATAAATGAGAGATTGGATGGAACTCGAGAGGAAAAAATTAGGGCTGAGGATACTTGTGGAAGTCAGGTTACAGTCGCTTCATGCAGCTCAGAAGTGATAATCTCCGCTAACAGTGGTGACTGCATAAATGAGAGATTGGATGGAACTCGAGAGGAAAATAATAGAGCTGAGGATACTTGTGGAAGTCAGGTTACAGCCACTTCTTGCAGTTCAGAAGTGAGAATCTCTGCTAACAGTGGTGTCTGCATTAATGAGAGATTGGATGGAACTCGAGAGGATGCTTGTGGAAGTCAGGTGACAGTCACTTCATGCAGCTCAGAAGTGATAATCTCCGCTAACAGTGGTGACCACATAAATGAGAGATCGGATGGAACTCGAGAGGAGAAAAATATAGCTGAGCATACTTGTGGAAGTCAGGTTACAGCCACTTCTTGCAGTTCAGAAGTGATAATCTCCGCTAAGAGTGGTGATTTAGGAAATGAAGCGGTCAATTTGCCCAAGACAATATCGAGAAAGAAAGATGAATTCCCAAAAAGAGAAATTGATTGGGATGAATTGAGGAAAACCTATTCTACTGGAAGATCCGGTGTTCTTACCGAAAGAAATAGGGATTCTGTCAATTGGGAAGCCGTTAGACATGCAGATGTTGAAAAGATTTTTGAGCCAATCAAAGGTCGAGGACAGGGTAATGTTCTTGCTGCAAAGATCAAG AATTTTCTTAATCGATTGGTTGAAGATCATGGAAGCATTGACCTTGAGTGGTTAAGAGATGTCCCACGAGATAAAGTGAA AGAATACTTGTTGAGTATAGATGGGATTGGACCGAAGAGTGTGGATTGTGTTCGACTTTTGACACTTCGGAATCTTGCTTTTCCT GTTGACATAAATGTTGCTCGAATAGCAGTACGTCTAGGATGGGTCCCTTTGCAACCACTACCTGATGGCATCCAGATGCATCTTCTGGAGAG GTACCCCCTGGAGAGTGACATACAAAAGTACCTTTGGCCACGTCTTTGCAACCTTGATCTGCTAACACT ATATGAACTGCATTATCATATGATCACATTTGGAAAG GTTTTCTGTACGAAGAGAAGTCCAAACTGTAATGCCTGCCCAATGAGAGCCGACTGCAGACACTTTGCAAGTGCATTTGCAAG TTCTAGGCTTCGCCTCCCAGGACCACAGCAGAAAGGAGTGGTCACCGTTAAGCAGCCTGTTAGAGTTGATGAAGTCCCAAACATGTGTCTGCCATCACCAACTTTGTCCCTTTCTAGCAGAAGCTTCTTGGAGTCCAGGTTCCAGACTCAAGATTGTGAGCCTATCATAGAAATGCCAGCATCTCCTGAGCAAAAACCTCTAGAATCACTGGAACGAGACATTGAAGACTTTCCTTATGAGGTGGAGCATGAGCAGGAGATACCTACCATCCGACTCAACACTGAAGAGTTTCGAGAAAATGTCTTGAACTTTATCAACAAGTCCAACACTACAGAGTTTCAAGAAAGTGTGTTGAACATTGTTGATGAGATCAGTACATTGAATCGAGATGAAGAAGTGTCAAAAGCCTTGGTTCTTTTGAATCCAGTGTCTGCTTCACATCCTGCTCGTAAACTGAAGTATGAGAGTCGACTAAGGACTGAGCACTTAGT GTATGAGCTTCCAGATTCACATCCTCTTTTGAGTGGG TTTGAGGAACGGGAGCCTGATGACCCCTGCCCTTACCTTCTTGCCATCTGCCGAACAG AACGACGTGATGCAGAGATATGCTCAGGCAGTCCAAGTTCCTCCCAATATGATCAGATAGTTTATGGAACTATTTTG ATACCATGTCGGACGGCGAACAGGGGAAGTTTTCCACTTAATGGAACGTACTTTCAAGTTAATGAG GTTTTTGCTGATCATGAGTCAAGCAAAAACCCAATTCCTGTTCCGAGGACATCAATATGGCATTTGAGACGAAGAACTTTATTGTGTGGAACTTCAGTTACGACCATTTTTAAAG GCATGTCAACAGAAGACATTCAGTATTGCTTTTGGAGAG GATATATGACTGTGAGAGGATATGACAGAGAGCAGAGGGCACCCAGACCCCTCCATGATCGGTTCCATTCAGGATCAAAAAGTAAAAGATAG